One genomic region from Apodemus sylvaticus chromosome 1, mApoSyl1.1, whole genome shotgun sequence encodes:
- the Bnc1 gene encoding zinc finger protein basonuclin-1, with protein MRRSPSRGGRGAARAGDARREGRLRSGRRMAEAIGCTLNCSCQSFKPGKINHRQCEQCRHGWVAHALSKLRIPPVYPTSQVEIVQSNVVFDISSLMLYGTQAIPVRLKILLDRLFSVLKQDEVLQILHALDWTLQDYIRGYVLQDASGKVLDHWSIMTSEEEVATLQQFLRFGETKSIVELMAIQEKEEQSVIIPPATANVDIRAFIESCGHRAATLATPVDKASPSSMHPFENLISNMTFMLPFQFFNPLPPALIGSLPEQYMLEQGQDQSQDAKQELHGPFSDSSFLTSTPFHVEKEQCLSCPEAVSQKADSAHLSDPSSYSIASKLERTQLSPEAKVKPERNSLSAKKGRVFCTACEKTFYDKGTLKIHYNAVHLKIKHKCTIEGCNMVFSSLRSRNRHSANPNPRLHMPMNRNNRDKDLRNSLNLASSEPYKRPGFTVMSPDCGPLPSYTGSVEDSKGQPSFSSIAQNGVLFPNLKTVQPILPFYRSPATPAELANTPGMLPSLPLLSSSIPEQLVSTDMPFDALPKKKSRKSSMPIKIEKEAVEIAEEKRHSLSSDDDVPLQVVSEDEPEDSSPQSDRVPEEQHTQLSLQEPLPQGERACHLESVIEPHGAISRTLEQTTLTEREAEQKVALSSVMPREVEDGGLERHFTPGLGPQIPFPDYMELQQRLLAGGLFGALSNRGMAFPFLEESKELEHLGEHALVRQKEEARFQCDICKKTFKNACSMKTHEKNAHAGETHACTVEGCGAAFPSRRSRDRHSSNLSLHQKVLNEEALETGEDHFRAAYLLQDVAKEAYQDVAFTPQASQTSVIFKGTSGMGSLVYPISQVHSASLESYNSGPPSEGTILDLSTTSSMKSEGSSHSSWDSDGVSEEGAALMEDSDGNCEGQSLVSGEDEYALCVLMEKADQSLASLPSGLPITCHLCQKIYSNKGTFRAHYKTVHLRQLHKCKVPGCNTMFSSVRSRNRHSQNPNLHKSLASSPSHLQ; from the exons ATGCGGCGGTCGCCGAGCCGGGGCGGACGCGGAGCGGCCCGGGCAGGGGACGCGCGCCGGGAAGGCCGGCTCCGCAGCGGCCGCAGGATGGCTGAG GCTATCGGCTGTACTCTGAACTGCAGTTGCCAAAGTTTCAAACCTGGGAAAATAAACCACCGTCAGTGTGAACAGTGCAGGCACGGATGGGTGGCCCAtg CTCTAAGTAAGCTGAGGATTCCCCCTGTGTATCCAACAAGCCAAGTGGAGATTGTCCAGTCCAATGTGGTATTCGATATCAGCAGCCTCATGCTCTATGGAACCCAGGCTATCCCCGTTCGCTTGAAGATCCTACTAGACCGGCTCTTCAGTGTGCTGAAGCAAGATGAGGTTCTGCAGATCCTCCATGCCCTGGACTGGACGCTTCAGGATTACATCCGTGGATATGTGTTACAG GATGCCTCAGGGAAAGTGTTGGACCACTggagcatcatgaccagtgaggAGGAAGTGGCTACCTTGCAGCAGTTCCTTCGCTTTGGAGAGACCAAGTCTATAGTTGAGCTCATGGCAATCCAAGAGAAAGAAGAGCAGTCTGTCATCATACCGCCCGCCACGGCAAACGTAGACATCAGGGCTTTCATCGAGAGCTGCGGCCACAGGGCTGCTACCCTTGCCACTCCGGTGGACAAAGCAAGCCCCAGCAGCATGCACCCTTTTGAGAACCTTATAAGCAACATGACATTCATGTTGCCTTTCCAGTTCTTcaaccctctgcctcctgctctgaTAGGGTCGCTGCCTGAACAGTACATGCTGGAGCAGGGGCAGGACCAAAGCCAGGACGCCAAGCAGGAGCTCCACGGGCCCTTCTCTGACAGCAGCTTCTTGACTTCCACCCCGTTTCATGTTGAAAAAGAACAGTGTCTCAGCTGTCCAGAGGCTGTCTCCCAAAAGGCAGACAGTGCTCACTTAAGTGACCCCAGCTCGTACAGCATTGCCAGTAAGCTGGAAAGGACGCAGCTGTCGCCTGAGGCCAAAGTGAAGCCCGAGAGGAACAGCCTTAGTGCTAAGAAGGGCCGGGTGTTCTGCACCGCGTGCGAGAAGACATTCTACGACAAAGGCACGCTCAAGATCCACTACAATGCTGTCCACCTGAAGATCAAGCACAAGTGCACAATTGAAGGGTGTAACATGGTGTTCAGCTCCCTGAGGAGCCGGAACCGACACAGCGCCAACCCCAACCCTCGCCTGCACATGCCAATGAACAGAAACAACAGGGACAAAGATCTCAGGAACAGCCTGAACCTGGCAAGCTCCGAGCCCTACAAGCGTCCAGGTTTCACAGTGATGTCTCCAGACTGTGGGCCCCTCCCTAGCTACACTGGTTCAGTGGAGGACTCCAAAGGCCAGCCCTCTTTCTCAAGCATTGCGCAAAATGGTGTGCTTTTCCCTAATCTGAAGACTGTCCAGCCAATCCTTCCTTTTTACCGCAGTCCAGCCACTCCCGCTGAGCTGGCCAACACACCCGGCATgctgccttccctccctctgctgtccTCTTCAATCCCAGAACAGCTGGTTTCCACAGACATGCCATTTGATGCTCTTCCCAAGAAGAAATCCCGGAAGTCCAGTATGCCGATCAAAATAGAGAAGGAAGCTGTGGAAATAGCTGAGGAGAAGAGACACAGTCTCAGCTCAGATGATGATGTGCCCCTGCAGGTAGTCAGTGAAGACGAGCCAGAGGACAGCAGTCCTCAGTCAGACAGAGTGCCTGAGGAGCAGCATACACAGCTGAGCTTACAAGAGCCTCTTCCACAAGGAGAAAGAGCCTGCCATCTTGAATCTGTGATTGAGCCACACGGAGCTATCAGCAGAACCCTCGAGCAGACCACGCTCACTGAGAGGGAGGCTGAACAGAAGGTAGCCCTGAGTTCAGTGATGCCAAGAGAGGTGGAGGATGGTGGCCTCGAGCGCCATTTCACGCCTGGCCTGGGGCCCCAAATCCCTTTTCCTGACTACATGGAGTTGCAGCAGCGCCTGCTGGCTGGGGGACTCTTTGGTGCTTTGTCCAACAGGGGGATGGCTTTTCCTTTTCTGGAAGAGTCTAAAGAACTGGAGCACCTGGGTGAGCATGCACTAGTAAGGCAAAAGGAAGAAGCTCGTTTTCAGTGTGACATCTGCAAGAAGACCTTTAAAAACGCTTGCAGCATGAAGACGCATGAGAAGAATGCTCATGCCGGAGAGACACACGCGTGCACAGTGGAGGGCTGTGGGGCTGCTTTCCCTTCCCGTAGGAGCAGAGACAG ACACAGCTCGAACCTAAGCCTCCACCAAAAAGTACTGAATGAGGAAGCATTGGAGACTGGTGAGGACCATTTCCGTGCAGCTTACCTTCTGCAAGATGTGGCCAAGGAGGCCTATCAGGATGTGGCTTTCACACCGCAAGCATCACAGACATCTGTCATCTTCAAGGGAACAAGTGGCATGGGCAGTCTGGTTTACCCAATATCTCAAGTTCACAGTGCCAGCCTGGAGAGCTACAACTCTGGCCCCCCTAGCGAGGGCACCATCCTGGATTTGAGCACTACCTCAAGTATGAAGTCAGAGGGCAGCAGCCATTCCTCCTGGGACTCTGATGGCGTGAGTGAGGAAGGCGCTGCCCTCATGGAGGACAGTGATGGCAACTGTGAAGGACAGAGCCTCGTCTCTGGGGAGGATGAGTACGCCCTCTGTGTCCTGATGGAGAAGGCTGACCAGAGCCTTGCTAGTCTGCCCTCTGGCTTGCCAATAACCTGTCATCTCTGCCAAAAGATATACAGTAACAAAGGGACCTTTAGGGCCCATTACAAAACCGTGCACCTCCGCCAGCTCCACAAGTGTAAAGTGCCAGGCTGCAACACGATGTTCTCGTCTGTCCGCAGTAGAAACAGACACAGTCAGAATCCCAACCTGCACAAGAGCCTGGCTTCATCCCCAAGCCACCTCCAGTAA